One window from the genome of Natronomonas pharaonis DSM 2160 encodes:
- a CDS encoding M14 family metallopeptidase yields MRVETLGDGEPEVAIVGGIHGDEPCGPAAVEALLDAAPDVERPVKLVVANEKALARGVRYVDEDLNRAFPGDPDADTHEGRLAHELLGEIRGCEILSLHSTQSYPEPFALVDERDGYARSVCSYLSVEALVETAQYSGGRLIAYPGVVELECGLQRSTAAAKNAEALAREFLVAVGALSGGGEQTRHHPLPIFRLDKQIPKPEADTYEVFVENFERVAEGDAFAAADGERLVAEWPFYPVLLSAYGYRNVFGYAGELVGRLGDETPTRHGAVEADGRED; encoded by the coding sequence GGTGGCGATCGTCGGCGGAATACACGGCGACGAGCCGTGCGGCCCCGCAGCGGTCGAAGCGCTCCTTGATGCCGCCCCGGACGTCGAACGACCGGTGAAGCTCGTTGTCGCCAACGAGAAGGCGCTGGCCCGCGGTGTCAGATACGTCGACGAGGACCTCAACCGTGCGTTCCCGGGCGACCCCGACGCCGATACCCACGAAGGACGGCTGGCACACGAGCTTCTCGGCGAGATTCGCGGCTGTGAAATCCTCTCGCTCCACTCAACGCAGTCGTACCCGGAGCCGTTCGCGCTGGTTGACGAACGTGACGGATACGCACGGTCGGTCTGTTCGTACCTCTCGGTCGAGGCACTCGTCGAGACGGCACAGTACAGCGGCGGTCGGCTCATCGCCTACCCGGGCGTCGTCGAACTTGAGTGTGGGTTACAACGGTCCACCGCCGCCGCGAAAAACGCCGAAGCGCTCGCCCGGGAGTTCCTCGTCGCCGTCGGGGCGTTATCCGGCGGCGGCGAGCAAACACGACATCACCCGCTCCCTATATTCCGACTTGACAAGCAGATTCCGAAGCCCGAGGCCGACACCTACGAGGTGTTCGTCGAGAACTTCGAACGCGTCGCGGAGGGCGATGCATTCGCCGCGGCCGACGGCGAGCGGCTCGTGGCCGAGTGGCCGTTCTATCCGGTGTTGCTTTCGGCGTACGGCTACCGGAACGTCTTCGGTTACGCGGGCGAACTCGTCGGTCGTCTCGGCGACGAAACACCGACCCGCCATGGTGCGGTGGAAGCGGACGGCCGAGAGGACTAG
- a CDS encoding UPF0179 family protein, translated as MSTVTLLGERLAEVGTEFVYGGETDACEGCPYREQCLNLTEGRRYRVTGVRDSGTLECAVHDTGVTAVEVEPAPVLANVDANAAYAGSKASLVGPCPYTECPSHEFCEPDGADFDEEYQITEVVGDPPHDYCMLDRELQLVQFAAEE; from the coding sequence ATGAGTACCGTCACGCTACTTGGCGAGCGCCTCGCGGAGGTCGGGACGGAGTTCGTTTACGGGGGCGAGACCGACGCTTGCGAGGGCTGTCCGTATCGGGAGCAGTGTCTCAACCTTACGGAAGGTCGCCGCTACCGCGTGACGGGTGTCCGTGACTCCGGGACGCTTGAGTGTGCGGTCCACGACACCGGTGTCACCGCGGTCGAAGTAGAGCCTGCCCCGGTGCTCGCGAACGTCGATGCGAACGCCGCTTACGCCGGCAGTAAGGCTTCGCTCGTGGGACCATGTCCGTACACTGAGTGTCCAAGCCACGAGTTCTGCGAGCCGGACGGCGCTGATTTCGACGAAGAGTATCAGATAACCGAGGTCGTCGGTGACCCGCCACACGACTACTGTATGCTCGACCGGGAGCTACAACTGGTCCAGTTTGCTGCCGAAGAGTAG
- the rdfA gene encoding rod-determining factor RdfA translates to MSDRNRCKVCDVVRRYDIESPIGEYATVDEYLVARWSGAARGEAVGYRTLTGWINKRILREAYDDAALSYPGSRITDDYETLQGDDELARQELLEYLDANGVDATRVVSDFVSWSTVRHHLKDCLNAKKPDQSASTDWEQESVDTAVEQTAEKTERALRALANKGRIRDGKAATIRVRVELECPECQVRVPFDEAFQRGYVCEEHAPQPAEEDHAEPASGGGAG, encoded by the coding sequence GTGAGCGACCGAAACCGCTGTAAGGTCTGCGACGTCGTCCGGCGGTACGACATCGAGTCGCCGATCGGGGAGTACGCGACGGTTGACGAGTACCTGGTCGCCCGGTGGAGCGGTGCTGCAAGAGGCGAGGCGGTCGGATACCGGACGCTGACAGGGTGGATAAACAAGCGGATACTCCGGGAGGCATACGACGACGCCGCGCTTTCGTATCCGGGGAGTCGCATAACCGACGACTACGAGACGCTGCAGGGCGACGACGAGCTGGCACGGCAGGAGTTGCTCGAGTATCTGGACGCAAACGGCGTCGATGCGACGAGGGTCGTCAGTGACTTCGTCTCCTGGAGCACCGTTCGCCACCACCTGAAAGACTGCCTAAACGCAAAAAAGCCTGACCAGTCGGCGTCAACCGACTGGGAGCAAGAGAGTGTCGACACCGCTGTCGAGCAGACGGCAGAAAAGACAGAGCGGGCGCTACGCGCACTTGCTAACAAAGGTCGGATACGTGACGGGAAAGCGGCGACGATACGCGTGCGGGTGGAGCTGGAGTGTCCGGAGTGTCAGGTCCGGGTCCCGTTTGACGAGGCGTTCCAGCGCGGTTACGTCTGCGAGGAACATGCGCCGCAACCGGCCGAGGAGGACCATGCTGAGCCGGCAAGCGGAGGTGGTGCTGGATGA
- a CDS encoding archaea-specific SMC-related protein, whose protein sequence is MTWKLEIENIAGIRSGAATIEPGLNVVHAENWQGKSSFLKSIRTVFGTANPITESCDEGYVELREEETTTTVRLTRADGRIIREGDPVLETPYDRRRAILFAFLGEENEIRRAVRRGEDLEDELTAPLDLQNIDEQITALTEKREDIERQLEQAERAADDAIDLEQRVQELSAELEELRSERSSMETHGDSDSGSTTQALADKQAQLERQRNRKSRLESTVQRVEDRLTELDAAESGIDVPEAAVGEELATVETELRRLNSDIDLLQSLYSANHRLLEEDRLELVADIDRSIAGDVVSCWVCGADSDRETIESYVTALGERLSDARAERDELQQRHEELKSRREQRQEAEKRLQEIRDQQSELERQLEEKRESLADVEERIEELEDKVEALESEAEAASEQRTDIESEIKFTETKLEETKASLEEKRDTADRRPELEARRDELTAEITDLRTEKKTTKRRLRTEFEDAVDDVIERFETGFEKARLTDSFNLVVARDGREASLDALSEGERELLGLLVALAGHEAFEVGEDVPVLLFDGLGALSAANLEKLADYVEGRAERIVFTAYPEHSTEGAHEIDPADWKVVSGRDEA, encoded by the coding sequence ATGACGTGGAAGCTGGAAATAGAGAATATTGCTGGCATTCGCTCCGGGGCGGCAACGATCGAACCGGGGCTGAACGTCGTCCACGCTGAAAACTGGCAGGGTAAGTCGAGCTTCTTGAAATCCATCCGAACTGTTTTCGGAACGGCCAACCCGATTACAGAAAGTTGTGATGAGGGATACGTCGAGCTTCGCGAGGAGGAAACGACCACGACGGTTCGGTTGACGCGCGCCGACGGCCGAATCATCCGAGAAGGGGACCCGGTTTTGGAGACGCCCTACGACCGACGACGGGCCATACTGTTTGCGTTCCTCGGAGAGGAAAACGAGATTCGGCGGGCAGTTCGCCGCGGCGAAGACCTTGAGGACGAACTCACTGCTCCGCTCGACCTTCAGAACATCGACGAGCAGATAACAGCACTGACCGAAAAGCGGGAAGATATTGAACGGCAGCTAGAACAGGCCGAACGCGCTGCCGACGACGCCATCGACCTCGAACAACGGGTACAGGAGCTCTCAGCGGAGCTCGAAGAGCTTCGTTCGGAGCGGTCCAGCATGGAGACCCACGGCGACTCAGACAGCGGCAGCACGACACAGGCGCTTGCTGACAAGCAGGCGCAACTGGAACGACAGCGAAACCGAAAATCACGGCTCGAAAGCACGGTACAGCGGGTCGAAGACCGACTCACAGAGCTGGACGCAGCCGAGTCGGGCATCGATGTCCCGGAGGCAGCCGTCGGCGAGGAACTCGCGACCGTCGAGACGGAGCTCCGCCGGCTGAACAGCGATATCGACCTGTTGCAGTCACTGTACTCGGCGAACCACCGACTGCTTGAAGAGGACCGCCTCGAACTCGTCGCCGATATCGACCGGTCTATCGCCGGCGATGTCGTCTCCTGTTGGGTGTGCGGCGCCGACAGCGACCGGGAGACAATAGAGTCGTACGTGACGGCCCTCGGCGAGCGATTGTCAGATGCCCGTGCGGAACGCGACGAGCTCCAGCAGCGACACGAGGAGCTGAAATCCCGCAGAGAGCAGCGACAGGAGGCAGAAAAGCGGCTCCAGGAGATTCGCGACCAGCAGTCGGAGCTGGAACGACAGCTCGAAGAAAAACGGGAGTCGCTGGCCGATGTCGAAGAGCGCATCGAGGAGCTCGAAGACAAAGTCGAAGCCCTCGAGTCGGAAGCCGAGGCTGCCAGCGAACAGCGGACGGACATCGAGAGCGAAATCAAATTCACCGAGACCAAGCTGGAGGAGACGAAGGCCTCACTCGAGGAGAAACGCGACACCGCCGACCGGAGGCCTGAGCTGGAAGCCCGCCGCGACGAGCTAACCGCCGAGATAACTGATTTGCGGACCGAGAAGAAGACGACAAAGCGGCGGCTTCGAACGGAGTTTGAAGACGCGGTTGACGACGTTATCGAACGTTTTGAAACCGGGTTCGAGAAGGCACGGCTGACGGATTCGTTCAACCTCGTTGTCGCACGAGATGGCCGCGAGGCTTCGCTCGATGCGCTCAGCGAGGGCGAGCGGGAGTTGCTGGGGCTTCTGGTCGCTCTTGCCGGCCACGAAGCCTTCGAGGTTGGCGAGGACGTACCGGTGTTGCTTTTCGATGGCTTGGGTGCGCTCTCGGCGGCCAACCTCGAAAAGCTCGCAGACTACGTCGAGGGGCGCGCCGAGCGTATCGTTTTCACCGCCTACCCCGAACACTCAACAGAGGGCGCTCACGAGATAGACCCAGCCGACTGGAAAGTCGTCTCGGGGCGGGATGAGGCCTGA